The following are from one region of the Erwinia sp. SLM-02 genome:
- a CDS encoding glutathione S-transferase family protein, which produces MLVNGKWTADWHPVQATDEKGGFVRQTSSFRHWVTPDGAPGPTGDGGFAAEADRYHLYVALICPWASRTLIARSLKGLQDMVSVSVVEPKLTDEGWRFGDYPGANRDTLNHATYLHQLYTRADDSFTGRATVPVLWDKKTATIVSNESADILRMFNSGFGSLASNDLDLCPQALRDEIDALNGEIYPRLNNGVYRAGFATTEISYREAYRDVFGMLDTLEMRLSQRGPWLFGESLTEADIRLFVTLIRFDVAYHGIFKCNQRQLRDYPSLNGYLLRMLALPGVRETVSIDHIKQGYYSIKSLNPNGIVPAGPDMTAYGV; this is translated from the coding sequence ATGCTGGTAAACGGTAAATGGACGGCGGACTGGCACCCGGTACAGGCCACCGATGAGAAAGGCGGCTTTGTGCGCCAGACCTCCAGCTTCCGCCACTGGGTGACGCCCGATGGCGCACCCGGCCCCACCGGCGACGGCGGGTTTGCCGCCGAGGCGGATCGCTACCACCTGTACGTGGCGCTGATCTGCCCGTGGGCATCGCGCACGCTGATCGCCCGCAGCTTAAAAGGCCTGCAGGACATGGTCAGCGTCTCGGTGGTGGAGCCGAAGCTGACCGATGAAGGCTGGCGCTTCGGCGACTACCCCGGCGCTAATCGGGACACGCTGAATCACGCGACGTATCTGCATCAGCTGTATACCCGCGCCGACGACAGCTTCACCGGCCGCGCCACCGTACCGGTGCTGTGGGACAAGAAAACCGCTACCATCGTCAGCAACGAGTCCGCCGACATTCTGCGCATGTTCAACAGCGGTTTCGGCAGCCTGGCGAGCAACGACCTTGACCTCTGCCCGCAGGCGCTGCGGGACGAGATCGACGCCCTGAACGGCGAAATCTATCCGCGCCTGAACAACGGCGTGTATCGTGCCGGGTTTGCCACCACCGAAATCAGCTACCGCGAGGCCTATCGCGACGTGTTCGGCATGCTCGATACGCTGGAGATGCGCCTGAGCCAGCGCGGCCCGTGGCTGTTTGGTGAGTCGCTGACCGAGGCCGATATCCGGCTGTTCGTGACCCTGATCCGCTTTGACGTGGCCTATCACGGTATCTTCAAGTGTAATCAGCGCCAGCTGCGTGATTACCCGTCGCTTAACGGCTATCTGCTGCGTATGCTGGCGCTACCGGGCGTTCGCGAAACGGTGAGCATCGACCATATTAAACAGGGCTATTACTCGATAAAGAGCCTGAACCCGAATGGAATTGTGCCTGCCGGTCCCGATATGACCGCGTACGGTGTGTAA
- a CDS encoding alpha/beta hydrolase yields the protein MTGLVILLHGVGSNGNDLAGLGRHWVPILPGVSFASPDAPFHFEHGAGYQWFSLAGITPANRPARVAAAREAFDRELTAILEQHQMTDKLDQVVLVGFSQGSIMALDALVSGRWPVAGIVAFSGRLASPQPLTPALNTPVLLIHGMADGVIPVAESEVAAETLRDLGVSARSDFEPGTGHTISARGAQLAAEFIAGRLNLR from the coding sequence ATGACAGGTCTGGTTATTTTACTGCACGGCGTGGGCAGCAACGGCAACGATCTCGCCGGGCTGGGCCGCCACTGGGTGCCGATCCTGCCGGGCGTGAGTTTCGCCAGCCCTGACGCGCCGTTCCATTTTGAGCACGGCGCGGGCTATCAGTGGTTCAGCCTGGCCGGCATCACGCCGGCTAACCGCCCGGCGCGCGTGGCCGCAGCGCGGGAGGCATTTGACCGCGAGCTGACGGCAATTCTTGAGCAGCATCAGATGACCGATAAGCTCGACCAGGTGGTGCTCGTCGGCTTCTCGCAGGGGTCGATTATGGCGCTGGATGCGCTGGTGTCCGGCCGCTGGCCGGTCGCCGGGATCGTAGCCTTCTCCGGCCGTCTGGCCTCGCCGCAGCCGCTGACTCCGGCGCTGAATACCCCGGTGCTGCTGATCCACGGTATGGCCGACGGCGTGATCCCGGTGGCGGAGAGCGAAGTGGCGGCGGAAACGCTGCGCGATCTGGGCGTCAGCGCCCGCAGCGACTTCGAGCCGGGTACCGGGCATACCATCTCGGCGCGCGGGGCGCAGCTGGCGGCGGAGTTTATTGCCGGGCGTTTGAATTTGCGCTGA
- a CDS encoding DoxX family protein, with protein sequence MTDTRTAPWAALILRLSLGILFLAHAGLKLFVFTPAGTAKFFASLGLPGGLAYVTIVWEILGAVALIVGYRPRIAAIVLIPVLLGAIFTVHGPAGFWFTNPNGGWEYPVFWAISLVVLALIGDGKYALKASLPSSRLR encoded by the coding sequence ATGACTGATACCCGCACCGCTCCCTGGGCCGCGCTCATTCTGCGTCTTTCTCTCGGCATCCTGTTCCTGGCCCACGCCGGTCTGAAACTGTTTGTCTTTACGCCCGCCGGCACCGCGAAATTCTTCGCCTCGCTGGGCCTGCCCGGTGGCCTGGCATACGTGACTATCGTCTGGGAAATTCTCGGCGCGGTGGCGCTGATCGTTGGCTATCGTCCGCGCATTGCCGCGATTGTGCTGATCCCGGTCCTGCTGGGGGCAATTTTCACCGTACACGGCCCGGCAGGATTCTGGTTCACTAACCCGAACGGCGGCTGGGAATACCCGGTATTCTGGGCCATCAGCCTGGTGGTACTGGCGCTGATCGGCGACGGTAAATACGCGCTGAAAGCCTCCCTGCCTTCTTCACGTCTGCGCTAA
- a CDS encoding ABC transporter ATP-binding protein, which produces MFYHRVERMIDTFREARGTTPPDSVWPFYLFYLRQVWPVFALLLVIGLVASLIEVSLFRYLSRIIDLVNSTPAASFFQDHYGELLWMAAVALLFRPLFIGLHDLLVHQTINPGMTNMIRWQHHNYVLRQSLNFFQNDFAGRIAQRIMQTGSALRDSAVQMVDALWHVVIYAVTTLVLFAEADWRLTIPLIIWIIGYVLCLKYFVPKIKARSVASSDSRSRLMGFIVDGYTNIATLKLFAHGDLERRYAREALEDQTQKTRSQGRMVTGMDVVVTTLNGLLIVSTTGLSLWLWGQSLISVGAIALATGLVIRIVNMSGWIMWVVNGIFENIGMVQDGLKTISQPLSVSDKPDATALDVSRGEIRFDGITFNYGGERRVIDDLQLTIRPGEKIGLIGPSGAGKSTLVNLLLRLYDLNGGRILIDGQNIADVSQESLRAQIGMITQDTSLLHRSIRENLLYGRPGATEEEMLQAIHRAKADEFIPLLSDLQGRTGLDAHVGERGVKLSGGQRQRIAIARVLLKDAPILIMDEATSALDSEVEAAIQESLEGLMGGKTVIAIAHRLSTIARMDRLVVLEQGRIVEIGSHAELLAQDGLYARLWRHQTGGFVGEQ; this is translated from the coding sequence ATGTTTTATCACCGTGTTGAAAGGATGATCGATACCTTCAGGGAAGCCCGGGGCACCACGCCGCCCGACAGCGTGTGGCCCTTCTATCTGTTCTATCTGCGCCAGGTGTGGCCGGTCTTTGCGCTGCTGCTGGTGATTGGCCTGGTGGCCTCGCTGATTGAGGTTTCGCTGTTTCGCTACCTCAGCCGGATTATCGACCTGGTCAACAGTACGCCGGCCGCCAGCTTCTTTCAGGACCACTACGGCGAGCTGCTGTGGATGGCGGCGGTGGCGCTGCTGTTCCGCCCGCTGTTTATCGGCCTGCACGATCTGCTGGTGCATCAGACCATTAACCCCGGCATGACCAATATGATCCGCTGGCAGCACCATAACTACGTGCTGCGTCAGAGCCTGAACTTCTTCCAGAACGACTTTGCCGGGCGCATCGCCCAGCGAATCATGCAGACCGGCAGCGCGCTGCGCGATTCCGCGGTGCAGATGGTCGATGCGCTGTGGCACGTGGTGATCTACGCGGTGACCACGCTGGTGCTGTTCGCCGAAGCCGACTGGCGGCTGACCATTCCGCTGATTATCTGGATTATCGGCTACGTACTGTGCCTGAAGTATTTCGTGCCGAAAATTAAAGCGCGTTCGGTGGCCTCCTCGGATTCGCGCTCGCGGCTGATGGGCTTTATCGTGGATGGCTATACCAATATTGCCACCCTCAAGCTGTTTGCCCACGGCGATCTTGAACGACGCTACGCGCGTGAAGCGCTGGAAGATCAGACGCAGAAAACCCGCAGCCAGGGGCGGATGGTCACCGGGATGGACGTGGTCGTCACCACGCTGAACGGCCTGCTGATCGTCAGCACCACCGGGCTGTCGCTGTGGCTGTGGGGCCAGTCGCTGATCAGCGTCGGCGCGATTGCGCTGGCCACCGGGCTGGTTATTCGCATCGTCAATATGTCCGGCTGGATCATGTGGGTGGTGAACGGCATTTTTGAAAACATCGGCATGGTGCAGGACGGCCTGAAAACCATCTCACAGCCGCTGAGCGTCAGTGACAAACCCGATGCGACGGCGCTGGATGTCAGCCGTGGCGAAATCCGCTTTGACGGCATTACCTTTAACTACGGCGGCGAACGGCGGGTGATCGATGACCTGCAGCTGACCATTCGCCCCGGCGAGAAAATTGGTCTGATTGGCCCGTCGGGTGCCGGGAAATCGACGCTGGTTAACCTGCTGCTGCGCCTCTATGACCTTAACGGCGGGCGCATACTGATCGACGGGCAGAACATTGCCGACGTCAGCCAGGAAAGCCTGCGCGCGCAGATTGGGATGATTACTCAGGATACCTCGCTGCTGCACCGCTCCATCCGCGAAAACCTGCTGTATGGCCGCCCCGGCGCCACGGAAGAAGAGATGCTGCAGGCGATCCACCGGGCGAAGGCCGATGAGTTTATTCCGCTACTTTCCGATCTGCAGGGGCGCACCGGGCTGGATGCGCACGTTGGCGAACGCGGCGTGAAGCTCTCCGGCGGCCAGCGGCAGCGTATCGCCATCGCCCGCGTGCTGCTGAAAGATGCGCCGATTTTGATTATGGATGAGGCCACCTCGGCGCTGGATTCCGAAGTGGAAGCGGCGATTCAGGAGAGTCTGGAAGGGCTGATGGGCGGTAAAACGGTCATTGCCATCGCCCACCGCCTGTCGACCATTGCCCGCATGGACCGGCTGGTGGTGCTGGAGCAGGGGCGGATTGTTGAGATCGGCAGCCACGCCGAGCTGCTGGCGCAGGACGGCCTGTATGCGCGGCTGTGGCGGCATCAGACCGGCGGCTTCGTCGGTGAGCAGTAG
- the dinQ gene encoding damage-inducible type I toxin DinQ — MKLVIDKAIAVLKALIALLELIRKFID; from the coding sequence GTGAAGCTTGTCATTGATAAAGCTATCGCTGTTCTTAAGGCGCTTATTGCGCTGCTGGAACTGATCCGTAAGTTTATCGACTGA
- a CDS encoding LysR family transcriptional regulator encodes MERLDCDRMFVAVMELGSFAAAAARLGTSSGQASKLVARLESELGVQLLKRSTRALSPTEVGLAYFDRIKNLLEEWDALDASVRHAAGKPTGRIKLSAPITFGASQLAPALIAFARDYPEIELDVNFSDRVVNIVDEGFDVAIRIGRLSDSRLIARHLSDMRVVIAASDEYLNERGTPTHYQQLADHSCIIDTNFRDPFNWPFSVDGEAVTLPVRGRLHFSNAEASLTAALSGLGIARLPTFIAGPALRAGTIRPLLRHSEIPPLGLYAVYPPARHLAHKVRALIDFLVSHYAGQPEWDRGW; translated from the coding sequence GTGGAACGTCTGGACTGCGATCGGATGTTTGTAGCGGTAATGGAGCTGGGCAGCTTTGCGGCGGCGGCGGCGCGGCTGGGCACCAGCAGCGGGCAGGCGTCGAAGCTGGTCGCCCGGCTGGAAAGCGAGCTGGGCGTGCAGCTGCTCAAGCGCAGCACCCGCGCCCTGTCGCCGACCGAAGTCGGACTGGCCTACTTCGACCGCATTAAAAACCTGCTGGAAGAGTGGGACGCGCTGGACGCCTCGGTGCGCCACGCGGCGGGGAAACCGACCGGGCGCATCAAACTCAGCGCGCCGATCACCTTCGGTGCCAGCCAGCTGGCCCCGGCACTGATTGCGTTTGCCCGCGACTACCCGGAAATCGAGCTGGACGTTAACTTCTCCGACCGGGTGGTCAACATCGTGGATGAAGGCTTTGACGTGGCGATCCGCATCGGCAGGCTGAGCGACAGCCGCCTGATCGCCCGCCACCTCAGCGATATGCGGGTGGTGATTGCCGCCAGCGATGAATACCTGAACGAACGCGGCACGCCGACCCACTATCAGCAGTTAGCCGATCATAGCTGCATTATCGATACCAACTTCCGCGATCCGTTCAACTGGCCGTTCAGCGTTGACGGCGAAGCGGTTACCCTGCCGGTGCGCGGCCGGCTGCATTTTTCCAACGCCGAAGCCAGCCTGACGGCGGCGCTGAGCGGGCTGGGCATTGCCCGCCTGCCGACGTTTATTGCCGGCCCGGCGCTGCGGGCGGGCACCATCCGCCCCCTGCTGCGCCACAGCGAAATCCCCCCGCTCGGGCTGTATGCCGTATATCCCCCGGCGCGCCATCTGGCCCATAAAGTCCGGGCGCTGATCGACTTCCTGGTCAGCCACTACGCCGGGCAGCCTGAGTGGGATCGCGGCTGGTGA